From a region of the Microterricola gilva genome:
- a CDS encoding sensor histidine kinase, translated as MTLVATAVVAAALIGGAAALWALVRLSLYDGLFDGARQDAAAVSSQLEEGGAATLGEFDDDRLLQIVDPSGDVVARSEGAPLGPATSIGHPAQIVRLGDTDYAIAVEHANPGSTVIAGRPTTSADRTMATLATALAIGVPLLVALVAAVSWVGAGRALAPVERLRRQVGDVTSATLSRRVDEPGTRDEVDRLARTLNDMLGRLDVAHRSQRRFISDASHELKSPLAALRQYAELARDHPDLISADELSAAVLAEGSRLESMVQGMLVLARADEAALRLEQREVDLDDVLLAETARLRGLGGPTVDTSGISAARVHGDIALLRQLVRNLVDNAARHARSRISVAVHQTPDGAVLTVADDGHGIPAGERERVFERFVRLDPGRAREHGGSGLGLAIVAEIVRAHGGIVRITDDATLGGAAVVVELPAAGGSR; from the coding sequence GTGACACTCGTTGCGACCGCAGTCGTCGCTGCGGCTCTCATCGGCGGGGCGGCAGCTCTCTGGGCGCTGGTCCGGCTCTCCCTCTATGACGGCCTGTTCGACGGTGCGCGCCAGGACGCCGCAGCGGTATCGTCACAGCTGGAGGAAGGCGGGGCGGCGACCCTCGGCGAGTTCGACGATGATCGGCTGCTGCAGATCGTCGACCCGTCCGGCGACGTCGTTGCCCGCAGCGAGGGCGCGCCGCTGGGTCCCGCGACATCCATCGGCCACCCCGCGCAGATCGTGCGACTGGGTGACACCGATTACGCCATTGCCGTGGAGCACGCCAACCCGGGCTCCACCGTCATCGCTGGCCGGCCGACGACAAGCGCCGACCGCACCATGGCGACCCTCGCAACCGCACTCGCTATCGGCGTTCCGCTCCTGGTCGCACTCGTCGCGGCGGTGAGCTGGGTCGGTGCCGGGCGTGCGCTCGCCCCCGTCGAGCGGTTGCGCCGACAGGTCGGCGATGTCACATCGGCCACCCTGAGCCGGCGGGTCGACGAGCCAGGAACGCGCGACGAGGTCGACCGCTTGGCGCGCACGCTGAACGACATGCTGGGCAGGCTCGACGTCGCGCATCGGTCGCAGAGGCGATTCATCTCGGACGCCTCACACGAGCTGAAGTCCCCGCTCGCCGCACTGCGGCAGTACGCCGAGCTGGCTCGCGACCACCCTGACCTCATCAGCGCGGACGAACTCTCCGCGGCGGTCCTCGCCGAGGGCTCCCGTCTGGAGTCGATGGTGCAGGGGATGCTGGTGCTCGCTCGCGCCGACGAGGCAGCGCTCCGTCTGGAGCAACGCGAGGTGGATCTGGACGATGTGTTGCTCGCTGAGACGGCGCGCCTCCGCGGCCTGGGCGGCCCGACGGTCGACACCTCCGGCATCTCTGCCGCCCGGGTCCATGGCGATATCGCCCTCCTCAGGCAGCTCGTCCGCAATCTCGTCGACAATGCGGCGCGTCACGCCCGTTCCCGCATCTCCGTGGCGGTGCATCAGACGCCCGACGGCGCTGTCCTCACCGTTGCCGACGACGGTCACGGGATTCCAGCCGGGGAGCGGGAGCGGGTGTTCGAACGATTCGTCCGGCTCGACCCGGGGCGGGCGCGCGAACACGGCGGGAGCGGCCTCGGCCTGGCCATCGTCGCCGAGATCGTCCGCGCCCACGGCGGAATCGTCCGCATCACAGACGACGCGACGCTCGGCGGGGCAGCCGTTGTCGTCGAGCTGCCGGCGGCCGGCGGCTCTCGGTGA
- a CDS encoding response regulator transcription factor — protein sequence MRLLIVEDERRLADGMKRGLEAEGFAVDTASNGVDGLWLAEQQPYAAILLDIMLPGLSGYTICRRLREQGNWTPVLVLTAKDGVLDQVEALETGADDYLTKPYTFAILVARIHALIRRGSSPRPPILRVGDLSLDPATRSVDRAGAPIELTAREFAVLEFLCRNTDRVVGKREVLDGVWDFAFDGDPNIVEVYIRHLRNKIDRPFGRASIQTLRGAGYRLSDDRG from the coding sequence ATGCGGCTTCTGATTGTTGAGGACGAGCGACGACTCGCGGACGGCATGAAGCGCGGTCTGGAGGCGGAGGGCTTCGCGGTCGACACCGCCTCGAATGGCGTCGACGGGCTCTGGCTGGCCGAGCAGCAACCGTACGCGGCGATCCTCCTCGACATCATGCTGCCTGGGCTCAGCGGCTACACAATCTGCCGTCGCCTCCGGGAGCAGGGGAACTGGACACCTGTGCTCGTTCTCACGGCGAAGGATGGGGTGCTCGACCAGGTCGAGGCCTTGGAGACCGGTGCCGACGACTACCTCACCAAGCCGTACACCTTCGCAATCCTCGTGGCGCGGATCCACGCCCTGATCCGACGCGGCAGCTCCCCGCGTCCGCCGATCCTCCGCGTCGGCGATCTCTCGCTCGACCCCGCGACGCGCAGCGTCGACCGGGCAGGAGCGCCGATCGAGCTGACCGCTCGAGAATTCGCGGTGCTGGAGTTCCTCTGCCGGAACACCGATCGCGTCGTCGGGAAGCGTGAGGTGCTCGATGGCGTGTGGGACTTCGCATTCGATGGCGACCCGAACATCGTCGAGGTGTACATCCGGCACCTGCGGAACAAGATCGACCGCCCATTCGGGCGGGCGAGCATCCAGACGCTGCGCGGCGCGGGATACAGGCTGAGCGATGACAGGGGATGA
- a CDS encoding carbon-nitrogen hydrolase family protein gives MTENSAERQAIGVAVAQFAPGADAAANLAEIERMTRLVALRGATLVVFPEYSSYFTPTMGPDWLAAAEPIDGPFVLALAALADETGCHIVAGLVERGEDAARVRNTVVALAPGAGLVATYRKMHLYDAFGMTESDWVEAGPIADPETFELAGIRVGMQTCYDIRFPEVTRRLVDAGADLVLVPAEWVRGPLKEQHWRTLCTARALENTIYLAAADHAPPVGVGTSFVIDPMGVELVTIGEESGVAVAWISRERLQSVRTLNPALALRRFGVAPR, from the coding sequence ATGACTGAGAATTCGGCGGAGCGGCAGGCGATCGGCGTCGCCGTCGCCCAGTTCGCCCCCGGTGCGGATGCGGCGGCCAACCTCGCCGAGATCGAGCGGATGACGCGGCTCGTCGCCCTGCGCGGCGCGACGCTCGTCGTCTTCCCCGAGTACTCCAGCTACTTCACGCCGACCATGGGGCCGGACTGGCTCGCGGCCGCCGAACCCATCGACGGACCCTTTGTGCTGGCGCTCGCCGCGCTGGCCGACGAGACCGGCTGCCACATCGTCGCCGGACTCGTCGAGCGGGGCGAGGACGCCGCCCGAGTGCGCAACACCGTCGTCGCGCTCGCGCCCGGCGCCGGGCTCGTCGCGACGTACCGCAAGATGCACCTCTATGACGCCTTCGGCATGACGGAGTCCGACTGGGTGGAGGCCGGGCCGATCGCCGACCCGGAGACCTTCGAGCTGGCCGGCATCCGCGTCGGCATGCAGACCTGCTACGACATCCGCTTCCCCGAGGTGACGAGGCGTCTCGTCGATGCCGGCGCCGACCTCGTGCTCGTGCCGGCCGAGTGGGTGCGCGGGCCTCTGAAGGAACAGCACTGGCGCACGCTCTGCACGGCTCGCGCGCTCGAGAACACGATCTACCTCGCCGCCGCCGATCACGCCCCGCCCGTCGGCGTCGGAACGAGCTTCGTGATCGACCCGATGGGCGTCGAACTCGTGACGATCGGGGAGGAGAGCGGCGTCGCAGTCGCCTGGATCAGCCGGGAGCGCCTGCAGTCGGTGCGCACGCTCAACCCCGCGCTGGCGCTGCGCCGTTTCGGGGTCGCACCGCGCTAG
- a CDS encoding aminotransferase class I/II-fold pyridoxal phosphate-dependent enzyme, with product MSAPAPWQRAAAGAGLLAADGTVAATIFAEMSALAQRTGAINLGQGFPDEDGPAEVLDAARRAISDGVNQYPPGRGMPVLLEAIAAHQQRFYGIRLDPQREVLVTAGATEAIAAVILAFVRAGDEVVTFEPFYDSYGATIALAGGTHVTVPLLAPDFQPDLDRLRDAVTDRTRVILVNTPHNPTGAVLPRATLELIVELAERHDALIVTDEVYEHLTFEAPHVPIATLPGALDRTISISSGGKTFNTTGWKIGWVSASAANITAILAVKQFLTYVNGAPFQPAIAVGLGLPDAFFTGIAATLAAKRDVLSAGLVAAGFTVSQPAGGYFVVADAAPLGFDDGAELCRRLPELAGVVAVPITAFVHEERRAGYSSLLRFAYCKKFELLERAAGQLAGLGAR from the coding sequence ATGAGTGCACCAGCTCCATGGCAGCGCGCAGCGGCCGGTGCCGGCCTCCTCGCCGCCGATGGCACCGTTGCCGCGACGATCTTCGCCGAGATGAGCGCGCTGGCCCAGCGCACGGGCGCGATCAACCTCGGTCAGGGTTTCCCTGACGAGGACGGGCCTGCAGAAGTACTGGATGCCGCGCGCCGGGCGATCAGCGATGGCGTGAACCAGTACCCGCCGGGGCGCGGCATGCCGGTGCTCCTCGAGGCGATCGCCGCGCACCAGCAGCGCTTCTACGGCATCCGACTCGACCCGCAGCGCGAGGTGCTCGTCACAGCCGGTGCGACCGAGGCGATCGCTGCCGTCATCCTCGCCTTCGTGCGCGCGGGCGACGAGGTCGTCACCTTCGAGCCGTTCTACGACTCCTATGGGGCGACCATCGCGCTCGCCGGCGGCACGCATGTCACCGTTCCGCTGCTTGCACCCGACTTCCAGCCCGACCTCGACCGCCTGCGCGACGCCGTGACCGATCGCACCCGCGTCATCCTCGTCAACACCCCGCACAACCCGACCGGTGCCGTGCTCCCCCGCGCGACGCTGGAACTCATCGTCGAACTCGCCGAGCGGCACGACGCGCTGATCGTGACGGATGAGGTCTACGAGCACCTCACCTTCGAGGCGCCGCACGTGCCCATCGCGACGCTGCCGGGGGCGCTGGATCGCACGATCAGCATCAGCTCCGGCGGCAAGACGTTCAACACGACCGGGTGGAAGATCGGTTGGGTGAGCGCCTCGGCGGCCAACATCACGGCGATCCTGGCCGTCAAACAGTTCCTGACCTACGTGAACGGCGCGCCGTTCCAGCCCGCGATCGCCGTCGGTCTCGGCCTGCCCGACGCTTTCTTCACCGGCATCGCCGCCACCCTCGCGGCCAAGCGCGACGTGCTCTCGGCCGGGCTCGTCGCGGCCGGTTTCACCGTGTCGCAACCGGCCGGCGGCTACTTCGTGGTCGCGGATGCCGCCCCACTCGGCTTCGACGACGGCGCGGAGCTCTGCCGCCGCCTGCCGGAGCTCGCCGGCGTCGTCGCCGTGCCGATCACGGCCTTCGTCCACGAGGAACGGCGGGCCGGCTACTCCTCGCTGCTGCGCTTCGCCTACTGCAAGAAGTTCGAGCTGCTGGAGCGCGCGGCCGGCCAGCTCGCGGGGCTCGGCGCGCGCTGA
- a CDS encoding trypsin-like peptidase domain-containing protein, which yields MTDNINKDSVQPEPARSVPVDAEAVVTPEAITPDAPVALTAAEAPVTPAVQTPVADVPAAPAEAAVAAPAPAAAPAPVAPPVAPAAAAPAVPQQPSAAPYGAAAPNATVYAPNTPPQPYASQQAPTAQLPYGQHPSQQHPAQPYGAQHTQPTVPIPGAAFGVGGPGGPGGPAAPAQPAASAAPKRNGVGMLVAALAIGALVGGGSAAGVMAIAGAQNQGTPSSSVSSPQNVVVNNTDSVTEITAVAAKATPSVVTISVAGETGAGTGSGVVLSEDGYVLTNTHVVTLDGETGHPQIQVTMSDGTLYAASIVGTDPISDLAVIKLENASGLTALKFADSSKINVGDTAIAIGAPLGLSGTVTNGIVSALNRSITVASSAVPETPQGDSTTPDGGSGQAPFDFWNNLPGQQQQAPSANSGSISLAVVQTDAAINPGNSGGALLNSQGELIGINVAIATAGDSSASGSIGVGFAIPSNVAERVSTELIENGTATHGLLGATVSPAASVEGSTTVGAYIADVTAGGPAASAGLQKGDVITRFNGVPITDANDLTAQVRTVKGGGDASLTYVRDGKSYDVDVTLGTLGS from the coding sequence ATGACCGACAACATCAACAAGGACTCAGTACAGCCAGAGCCGGCACGCTCCGTGCCTGTCGACGCTGAGGCCGTAGTGACCCCCGAAGCCATCACCCCCGACGCTCCCGTCGCCCTGACGGCAGCCGAGGCTCCCGTGACTCCCGCGGTGCAGACCCCGGTCGCCGACGTGCCGGCCGCCCCGGCTGAAGCAGCCGTCGCCGCCCCGGCCCCCGCAGCAGCCCCGGCGCCTGTCGCCCCGCCCGTGGCTCCCGCCGCAGCCGCTCCGGCGGTTCCGCAGCAGCCCTCGGCCGCCCCCTATGGTGCAGCAGCGCCGAATGCCACCGTCTACGCGCCGAACACCCCGCCGCAGCCCTATGCGAGCCAGCAGGCTCCGACGGCGCAGCTGCCCTACGGGCAGCACCCCTCCCAGCAGCACCCCGCCCAGCCGTACGGCGCCCAGCACACCCAGCCAACGGTCCCGATCCCCGGAGCAGCCTTCGGCGTCGGTGGACCCGGCGGCCCCGGTGGCCCCGCCGCACCCGCCCAGCCTGCGGCATCCGCAGCGCCCAAGCGCAATGGCGTCGGCATGCTGGTCGCGGCCCTCGCGATCGGTGCACTCGTCGGTGGCGGTTCGGCCGCCGGCGTGATGGCGATCGCCGGCGCGCAGAACCAGGGCACGCCGTCGTCGTCCGTGTCGTCGCCGCAGAACGTCGTGGTGAACAACACCGACTCCGTCACCGAGATCACGGCCGTCGCCGCCAAGGCGACCCCGAGCGTCGTGACGATCTCGGTCGCCGGTGAGACCGGTGCGGGAACGGGTTCAGGCGTCGTGCTGAGCGAGGACGGCTACGTCCTCACCAACACGCACGTCGTGACGTTGGACGGCGAGACCGGCCACCCGCAGATCCAGGTGACCATGAGCGACGGAACGCTGTACGCGGCGAGCATCGTCGGCACAGACCCGATCTCCGATCTGGCCGTGATCAAGCTCGAGAACGCCAGCGGCCTGACCGCGCTGAAGTTCGCGGACTCCAGCAAGATCAACGTCGGCGACACCGCCATCGCCATCGGCGCACCGCTCGGCCTTTCCGGAACCGTCACCAACGGCATCGTCAGCGCGCTGAACCGCAGCATCACCGTGGCCTCGTCCGCCGTGCCGGAGACCCCGCAGGGTGACAGCACGACCCCGGATGGCGGCAGCGGCCAGGCCCCGTTCGACTTCTGGAACAACCTGCCGGGCCAGCAGCAGCAGGCCCCGTCGGCCAACAGCGGAAGCATCTCGCTCGCGGTCGTGCAGACCGACGCCGCGATCAACCCCGGCAACTCCGGTGGCGCCCTGCTCAACTCTCAGGGCGAGCTGATCGGCATCAACGTTGCCATCGCAACGGCAGGCGACAGCAGCGCATCCGGCAGCATCGGTGTCGGCTTCGCCATCCCGTCGAACGTCGCCGAGCGCGTGTCCACCGAGCTGATCGAGAACGGCACGGCCACACACGGTCTGCTGGGCGCGACGGTCTCCCCGGCGGCGAGCGTCGAGGGCAGCACGACGGTCGGCGCCTACATCGCCGACGTCACGGCCGGCGGCCCCGCCGCATCGGCCGGACTGCAGAAGGGCGATGTCATCACCCGCTTCAACGGTGTTCCGATCACCGACGCCAACGACCTCACCGCCCAGGTGCGCACCGTGAAGGGCGGCGGAGACGCCTCGCTCACGTACGTGCGTGACGGCAAGAGCTACGACGTCGACGTCACCCTCGGAACGCTGGGTAGCTAG
- a CDS encoding glycosyltransferase family 2 protein has product MVDTVSNDAVAALPGVSYVMPVLNEVTHVRAAVDSLLDQDYEGPFEVALALGPSIDGTTELVEDMARVDPRIRVIPNEVGSTPSGLNVAIRASQYPIIIRVDAHSVLPRDYARIAVETLLRTGAANVGGIMDAKGERPFQRAVARAYGSRVGLGGSSFHVGGEEGPAETVYLGCFRREAIEAVGLFDEGIKRGQDWELNRRLRKAGGVVWFTPKLTVIYRPRPSVKRLVKQMLSTGLWRGELARRFPESNGIRYFIPPVMVLGVAIGLLMGVGGLIQSLLGATPWLLVGLLAPAVYAAFVIVATLASLTALGLRSALWFLLVLPCIHFSWGIGFVLGYLKLTSNITAHNGR; this is encoded by the coding sequence ATGGTCGACACGGTGTCGAATGACGCAGTCGCTGCGCTTCCTGGTGTTTCGTATGTCATGCCGGTGCTCAACGAAGTGACCCATGTGCGAGCCGCAGTCGACAGCCTGCTCGACCAGGACTACGAGGGTCCGTTCGAGGTCGCGCTGGCCCTTGGCCCGAGCATCGACGGCACGACGGAGCTCGTCGAGGACATGGCCAGGGTCGACCCGCGCATCCGCGTCATCCCGAACGAGGTCGGATCGACGCCATCCGGCCTGAACGTCGCGATCCGCGCCTCCCAGTACCCCATCATCATCCGCGTCGACGCGCACTCCGTGCTGCCCCGTGACTACGCCCGCATCGCCGTCGAGACGCTCCTGCGCACCGGAGCCGCCAATGTCGGCGGCATAATGGACGCGAAGGGAGAGAGGCCGTTCCAGCGGGCGGTCGCCCGCGCGTACGGCTCCCGCGTCGGACTCGGCGGTTCCTCGTTCCACGTCGGCGGCGAGGAGGGCCCGGCGGAGACCGTGTACCTCGGCTGCTTCCGCCGCGAGGCCATCGAGGCCGTAGGCCTCTTCGACGAGGGCATCAAGCGCGGGCAGGACTGGGAACTCAACCGCCGCCTCCGCAAGGCCGGTGGCGTTGTCTGGTTCACGCCGAAACTCACCGTCATTTACCGGCCGCGACCGAGCGTCAAACGACTGGTGAAGCAGATGCTCTCGACCGGGCTGTGGCGCGGCGAGCTGGCCCGCCGCTTTCCGGAGAGCAACGGCATCCGGTACTTCATCCCGCCGGTGATGGTGCTCGGCGTCGCCATCGGACTGCTCATGGGCGTCGGCGGCCTCATCCAGAGCCTGCTCGGTGCCACGCCGTGGCTGCTCGTCGGTCTGCTCGCACCGGCGGTCTACGCCGCCTTCGTCATTGTGGCGACGCTCGCCAGCCTCACGGCGCTCGGATTACGCAGCGCGCTGTGGTTTCTCCTAGTGTTGCCGTGCATCCACTTTTCGTGGGGCATCGGATTCGTGCTGGGCTATCTCAAGCTCACGAGCAACATCACGGCACACAACGGAAGGTAA
- a CDS encoding CDP-alcohol phosphatidyltransferase family protein: MGQATPRQERPSSIAELRAVAQPPEVRSRRNAEHWTASLYLRDLSPYLTWMLLKTRISANGVTGLMILVGWSTAAALLIPGIWGAALALLLGQLQMLVDCSDGEVARWRRTSSPAGVFLDKVGHYSTEALIPLALGIRAAAYPFEAPADFLWTTLAGLLALFIVLNKALNDMVHVARANAGLPKLADTHGESAPRGGLIAALRKVARFVPFHRLYHSVELTMLIFAAALIGLFTGQPETDRVLLIVLVPLSLLALVGHFLAIMASKRVRS, from the coding sequence ATGGGGCAGGCAACACCCAGGCAGGAGCGCCCCTCGTCGATCGCCGAGCTGCGTGCCGTCGCCCAGCCGCCGGAGGTGCGCTCCCGGCGCAACGCCGAACACTGGACGGCGTCGCTCTACCTGCGTGACCTCTCGCCGTACCTGACCTGGATGCTGCTGAAGACGCGCATCTCGGCGAACGGCGTGACCGGGTTGATGATCCTCGTCGGCTGGTCGACGGCCGCCGCCCTGCTGATCCCCGGCATCTGGGGTGCGGCACTCGCGCTGCTGCTCGGTCAGCTGCAGATGCTCGTGGACTGCAGCGACGGCGAGGTCGCCCGTTGGCGGCGCACCTCATCGCCGGCCGGGGTGTTCCTCGACAAGGTCGGGCACTACTCGACCGAGGCGCTGATCCCGCTCGCGCTCGGCATCCGTGCCGCCGCCTACCCCTTCGAGGCTCCGGCCGACTTCCTCTGGACGACCCTGGCCGGCCTGCTCGCCCTGTTCATCGTGCTCAATAAGGCGCTTAACGACATGGTGCACGTCGCCCGCGCCAACGCCGGCCTGCCGAAACTCGCAGACACCCACGGCGAATCGGCCCCGCGCGGCGGACTGATCGCCGCCCTGCGCAAGGTGGCACGCTTCGTGCCGTTCCACCGGCTCTACCACTCCGTCGAGCTGACCATGCTGATCTTCGCCGCGGCGCTCATCGGTCTCTTCACCGGCCAGCCGGAGACCGACCGCGTGCTGCTCATCGTCCTCGTGCCGCTCTCGCTGCTGGCGCTCGTCGGGCACTTCCTCGCGATCATGGCATCCAAGCGTGTTCGATCCTGA
- a CDS encoding glycosyltransferase family 2 protein, giving the protein MEPVEIPTVGVVVLTQGTRPDDLERGLLSILAQQGVALDVVCVGNGWQPTGLPAAVKTLGLPENLGIPAGRNRGVGQVSGEYIFFLDDDASIPDPGFLSAAIGQLRADPTIGLIQPQVVDPSGTTSPRRWIPRIRKGEAGHASNVFSVWEGAVLLPRAVFDATGGWAEPFFYAHEGIELAWRVWNTGKRAWYAGDLVANHPVIQPTRHSYYYRLNARNRVWLARRNLPAPFVPLYVGSWTAIQLLRWWRHPAALSAWFGGWREGWRSDPGERKPMSWRTVWRMTRAGRPPIV; this is encoded by the coding sequence ATTGAGCCTGTCGAAATCCCGACGGTCGGTGTCGTCGTGCTCACGCAGGGCACGCGGCCGGACGATCTCGAGCGGGGCCTGCTGAGCATCCTGGCCCAGCAGGGCGTGGCGCTCGACGTCGTCTGCGTCGGCAACGGCTGGCAGCCGACCGGGCTGCCCGCCGCCGTCAAGACGCTCGGCCTGCCAGAGAACCTCGGCATCCCGGCCGGCCGCAATCGCGGCGTCGGACAGGTCAGCGGCGAGTACATCTTCTTCCTCGATGATGACGCCAGCATCCCGGATCCCGGCTTCCTCTCCGCCGCGATCGGACAGCTCCGCGCCGACCCCACGATCGGCCTGATCCAGCCGCAGGTCGTCGACCCAAGCGGCACAACGTCGCCACGGCGCTGGATCCCGCGCATCCGCAAGGGGGAGGCCGGGCACGCCAGCAACGTCTTCTCAGTCTGGGAGGGGGCCGTGCTCCTGCCGCGCGCCGTCTTCGATGCGACGGGCGGCTGGGCCGAACCGTTCTTCTACGCCCATGAGGGCATCGAGCTGGCCTGGCGTGTCTGGAACACCGGCAAGCGGGCCTGGTACGCCGGTGACCTCGTGGCCAACCACCCCGTCATCCAGCCGACCAGACACAGTTACTACTACCGGCTCAACGCCCGCAACCGCGTCTGGTTGGCGAGGCGCAACCTGCCTGCACCGTTCGTGCCGCTCTACGTCGGCAGCTGGACGGCGATCCAACTGCTGCGCTGGTGGCGGCATCCTGCCGCACTCTCGGCCTGGTTCGGCGGCTGGCGTGAGGGGTGGCGTTCCGACCCGGGGGAGCGGAAGCCGATGTCGTGGCGGACCGTGTGGCGCATGACACGCGCGGGGCGTCCACCGATCGTCTAA
- a CDS encoding CDP-glycerol glycerophosphotransferase family protein, which yields MGIQKDARNAIKLVKGVLASRKAQRLLREKLAEQGPLEPHKYKVAVYFADGKVNMYQMRQWYKPLAKLAETWPVVVLSRASGAAITMLDESPLPVAYVRKVVDLERVIHEQDLRVIFYVNQNAKNFQMMRYGRRWHVFINHGESDKMYMTTNQFKAYDYSLIAGDAARARLGKVLWDYDFDKRALPIGRPQADHYLDGAPLPYVQDEREVVLYAPTWEGDRGGAAYGSIATHGVALVRGLLASPRHRLIYRPHPRSGVLDPAYAAANREIVRAIEAANAADPAAQHVYDTGSQLGWQLVAADVAIVDISAMVYDRLAAGKPLLITRPANPAAEIDTSGYLSDCEWLTADDAAGIVAIVDELSHGDAAQQRLKRWVEYYFGDTTPGAATRRFHGAVQHLMTEWDKNAALHAADGEIDDHDVKGDLDDADEIDV from the coding sequence GTGGGTATTCAGAAAGACGCGCGCAACGCGATCAAACTCGTCAAGGGCGTCTTGGCGTCACGCAAGGCACAGCGGCTGCTGCGCGAGAAGCTGGCCGAGCAGGGCCCGCTCGAGCCGCACAAGTACAAGGTGGCCGTGTACTTTGCCGACGGCAAGGTCAACATGTACCAGATGCGGCAGTGGTACAAGCCGCTGGCGAAGCTCGCAGAGACGTGGCCGGTTGTCGTGCTCAGCCGGGCATCCGGCGCCGCCATCACCATGCTCGACGAATCCCCGCTGCCCGTCGCCTACGTACGCAAGGTCGTCGACCTGGAGCGGGTGATCCACGAGCAGGACCTGCGCGTGATCTTCTACGTGAACCAGAATGCCAAGAACTTCCAGATGATGCGCTACGGGCGCCGCTGGCACGTTTTCATCAACCACGGTGAGAGCGACAAGATGTACATGACGACCAACCAGTTCAAGGCGTACGACTACTCTCTGATCGCGGGGGATGCCGCACGTGCCCGCCTCGGCAAGGTGCTCTGGGACTACGACTTCGACAAGCGCGCGCTGCCGATCGGCCGCCCCCAGGCCGACCATTACCTCGACGGCGCGCCGCTGCCGTACGTGCAGGACGAGCGCGAGGTCGTGCTCTACGCGCCCACCTGGGAGGGTGACCGTGGGGGTGCGGCGTACGGCTCCATCGCCACCCACGGCGTCGCGCTCGTGCGCGGCCTGCTCGCGAGCCCCAGGCACCGACTGATCTACCGCCCGCACCCGCGCTCCGGCGTGCTGGACCCCGCGTACGCCGCGGCCAACCGCGAGATCGTCCGCGCGATCGAGGCAGCGAACGCCGCCGATCCGGCGGCGCAGCACGTCTACGACACCGGCTCGCAGCTCGGCTGGCAGCTGGTCGCCGCGGATGTCGCAATCGTCGACATCTCCGCCATGGTCTACGACCGTCTGGCCGCGGGCAAGCCCCTGCTCATCACCCGCCCCGCGAACCCAGCCGCGGAGATCGACACGAGCGGCTACCTCTCCGACTGCGAGTGGCTGACCGCGGATGACGCGGCCGGCATCGTCGCGATCGTCGACGAACTCAGCCACGGCGATGCCGCGCAGCAGCGCCTCAAGCGCTGGGTCGAGTACTACTTCGGCGACACGACGCCCGGCGCCGCCACACGTCGCTTCCATGGCGCCGTGCAACACCTGATGACCGAGTGGGACAAGAACGCCGCCCTGCACGCCGCCGATGGCGAGATCGACGATCACGACGTCAAGGGTGACCTCGACGACGCCGACGAGATCGACGTCTAG
- a CDS encoding helix-turn-helix domain-containing protein — MASTHSEAARILGERIRGVRLGLGMSQEEIAQLADIHVTNLGKIERGQANPSLTTIVRVAGVLGADPAELVRGLGLEDLPDTTRPLTVADFVRERRSRGL; from the coding sequence ATGGCATCAACGCACTCGGAGGCAGCTCGAATTCTGGGTGAACGCATCCGTGGTGTGCGCCTGGGGCTCGGCATGAGCCAGGAAGAGATCGCGCAGCTCGCCGACATCCACGTGACCAACCTCGGCAAGATCGAGCGCGGTCAGGCGAACCCGAGTCTCACGACGATCGTCCGTGTCGCCGGTGTGCTCGGCGCCGATCCCGCCGAACTCGTTCGCGGGCTGGGCCTCGAGGATCTGCCGGACACGACTCGGCCGCTGACGGTGGCCGACTTCGTACGCGAGCGTCGCTCCCGCGGGCTCTGA